In Bacteroidia bacterium, the genomic stretch TGAAGATAAAGTGGGCTTTCTTCCTGCCAAAAGTTATATCGAGCGCCATCTCTTTCCTGTTTATGCTCCCAAAGAAGCCTATGAAGCTGAAGATGGGACAAATAACCGAATCATCAGTTACCCACTGTATAGTCGAGTACTTAAAGGGGTGATGGTAACAGACAGTCTTGCTTCTGAAGTTATTGTTAAAAAGTTTACCGACCATTTACCACTGTACCGTCAAGAGGATATATTTCGGCGAAAAGGCTTGGCAATTTCACGCCAAAGCATGGCAAGCTGGATAGTAAATGCAGCCAAAGCACTTGAGCCATTGGGTAAGTTGCTACACAAAAATGTGTTGCAACGCCAGTTGGTTAATATGGATGAGAGTCCTTTAACCGTTTTGCATGAAAAAGAGAGAAGTTCTGACTCTCAATCTTATATGGTTGTTCAAGTCGGCAGCGGAGGAGGACCTACGGTTGTCTATTATTTCTATGATCCGTATCGAAATGCTACGGTTATTTCCTCCTTGCTAAGTGGTTTTTCTTCGGTATTGCAAACTGATGGTCTATCTAGTTACGTTACAGCTGTCGAAAACTTGACTCAAAATGGGCATAGTTGCACCCACATAGGGTGTTGGAGTCATGCCAGACGTTCTTTTACTACTTTGGGTAAAGGAGCTATTAGCAAAGAAAATGCCCGATTTGTAAAAATGATAGCAAAACTCTATAAGATAGAACGGGACATGAGGCAAAAATATTCTGAAGGTTTTTATGCTAGTGAGAGTGCTTTTGTTGAAGAGAGGGTAAGTAAAGTTGAACCTGTTTTGACTGCCATATACAAATTGGCACAAGAAAAAATTGCTGTAGCAATAGTAGGCAGTGAATTTTACAAGGCTGTTAAATATTTGCTTAACCAATGGCCTCGTTTGAAATATTATCCTTATTACTTTAACGCTACGCCAGATAACAACATCGCTGAACGTTTCACACGCCCCTTCGCAATTGGATCTCGCTCGTGGTTGTTTGCTAATACTGCTGCTGGAGCAAAGGCATCGGCTTTGATGTATACTTTGATTGAGAATGCTAAATTGAACAAGCTCAATGTTCATGACTATATTTGGGCAGTGTTGGATCAAGCTCCCTACTGTAGAAGCGAAGAAGATTACAACGATTTGCTGCCTTGGAATATTGATTTGAGTGATATTAGAGAAAAAAAGCAACTCATAAGTAAAGCTCAGCCTGTTAAGGGAAGAACCGAAGACTATATTATTAGAGGTGGTCTCTATTAAGATTAAGAACAGCCATCTTTCGTCTCTTCTCTTACCTTTAGCAATAACTGACATAAATAGAATTTCTCTCTCCATGACAAATAGTATCGATTATTTATTTTTTTGTTCATAGGAGGGGCCAATTTACGTTTACACTGAAAATTAATTATTTTTTTGAACTTTTAGAATCTTTTTAAAAGAATTTATCTACTTGCTTGACAATGGATAAATAGACTTCTAGAATGGTTAACAGGAGCTGTTTAACTTTTATTATTATAAGGAATTGTATTAAAAAAGTTAAGCTCAAATTTATTGAAAAAATGACTAAAAAAAAGAGCAACGGAGGAGAAAATGTCAGTTCAAAAAGTTAAAGAAGGAAAGAGAATTGTTGGGACAATGCTTAGACTATCAAAAAATAGTGCTGTGGCTCTGTTAGCAAAGAATGCCGGCTTAGATTTTATCATGCCGGACATGGAACACAGTACCTACAATTTCGAAACTTTGGCAAATATAGCCCGTGTTTCTCGATTGGCTGGTATTGAATGTTTTGTTAGAGTGAGTGAACTAAGTAAGTCGTATGTATCTGGGGCTCTTGATGCAGGAGTAACGGGAATTATGGTTCCTATGATTGAAACAGTTGAACAGGCTAAAAAGTTTGTTAACTGGGCTAAGTTCATGCCTGTTGGAAATAGAGGATTCGGCGGAATGGGAGACCATTCTCAATTTACAAGTGCCAAAGCTGTGGAGTTTATGCCCAAGGCAAATA encodes the following:
- a CDS encoding aldolase/citrate lyase family protein, giving the protein MSVQKVKEGKRIVGTMLRLSKNSAVALLAKNAGLDFIMPDMEHSTYNFETLANIARVSRLAGIECFVRVSELSKSYVSGALDAGVTGIMVPMIETVEQAKKFVNWAKFMPVGNRGFGGMGDHSQFTSAKAVEFMPKANKETLTIAQIESALAIDNIEEIAAVDGIDALLIGPNDLANSLGIPGDLFHEKNMNAILKTAKAARDNNKIFGLHGPDKMAQMLLDEGLTLLMSNHDAALLLEGMKNIATKFKE
- a CDS encoding IS66 family transposase; the protein is MEGSKRSVKKDELTSLVEQLQLDNFRLTLERDAYKESFESKKEDLEQSQKTIEQLQKRLNDVNLQLHLALEQLQKGKAERFGRKSETAESLQLQWLFDEAEVTFSATETEEEEEESVCVAPHVRKKHAKHKLTTLESSTALIEIDHTEDCPVPVDPVTGKAMVLCGTHSEDKVGFLPAKSYIERHLFPVYAPKEAYEAEDGTNNRIISYPLYSRVLKGVMVTDSLASEVIVKKFTDHLPLYRQEDIFRRKGLAISRQSMASWIVNAAKALEPLGKLLHKNVLQRQLVNMDESPLTVLHEKERSSDSQSYMVVQVGSGGGPTVVYYFYDPYRNATVISSLLSGFSSVLQTDGLSSYVTAVENLTQNGHSCTHIGCWSHARRSFTTLGKGAISKENARFVKMIAKLYKIERDMRQKYSEGFYASESAFVEERVSKVEPVLTAIYKLAQEKIAVAIVGSEFYKAVKYLLNQWPRLKYYPYYFNATPDNNIAERFTRPFAIGSRSWLFANTAAGAKASALMYTLIENAKLNKLNVHDYIWAVLDQAPYCRSEEDYNDLLPWNIDLSDIREKKQLISKAQPVKGRTEDYIIRGGLY